One segment of Sphingomonas qomolangmaensis DNA contains the following:
- a CDS encoding carbamoyltransferase family protein yields the protein MLCLGLAGGLNRVHENALGLAGAFLHDGAAVLVEDGRVIAAVEEERLNRIKHSNKFPSLAIRYCLAEAGAELRDVDAIGFYATESYCNALLGQLFAAQPDGAVPLDSRRLLHGLLTHEFGDQIDPERLHFVPHHEAHAVSAFAMSGLDESLILTIDGYGDFLSGSVAIGRGSQVTTIESFSQQQSLGLFYLEVVRFLGYKPFDEYKVMGLAPYGDRAVFRAAFDSFYELLADGGYRVHIDRIGAALIERGAIRRGGDRFEQRHCDVAAALQEALERIVLHMLRHRRDTIGQRNLCLAGGVAHNCTMNGKLLFSGMFDNIFVQPAAHDAGCALGAALMLSADLGAPAPREPLRRVYWGPDLADDETIEQLIEGWGAFLDLEHSDDAAEAAADLIAQGAVIGWVQGRSEFGPRALGNRSIVADPRPASNKDRINAMVKKREGYRPFAPSVLEEEAAEYFALPPGQNHFPFMNFVVPVREDRRELLGAITHVDGTARIQTVARQDNPAYWRLIAAFKARTGVPVVLNTSFNNNAEPIVDSAGDAIVSFLTTDLDALVIGRFVARKRVATAADWLALDVSLPDYVLLAQSRSLSHDGRRVTAYEARTSFSARVAATLSPALFDALMTVDGACGVEDLLQRAGAAHDPEPLLAELRELWARRLVRLVPARVQRTPHRLSRVAADAVA from the coding sequence ATGTTATGTCTGGGGTTGGCGGGTGGCCTGAACCGTGTGCATGAGAACGCGCTGGGGCTCGCGGGGGCGTTCCTGCACGACGGTGCCGCGGTGCTGGTCGAGGACGGGCGGGTGATCGCCGCGGTCGAGGAGGAGCGGCTCAACCGGATCAAGCATTCGAACAAATTCCCGTCGCTCGCGATCCGCTATTGCCTGGCCGAAGCCGGCGCCGAGCTTCGCGATGTCGATGCGATCGGCTTCTACGCCACTGAATCCTACTGCAACGCGCTGCTCGGCCAGCTCTTCGCCGCGCAGCCCGATGGCGCGGTGCCGCTCGATTCGCGTAGGTTGCTCCACGGTCTGCTGACGCACGAGTTCGGTGACCAAATCGACCCCGAACGGTTGCATTTCGTTCCGCATCACGAGGCACATGCGGTCAGCGCATTCGCGATGTCGGGGCTCGACGAGAGCCTGATCCTGACGATCGACGGCTATGGCGACTTCCTGTCGGGAAGCGTCGCGATCGGCCGCGGTTCGCAGGTCACGACGATCGAATCGTTCAGCCAGCAGCAGTCGCTGGGGCTCTTCTACCTCGAGGTGGTGCGCTTCCTCGGCTACAAGCCGTTCGACGAATACAAGGTCATGGGGCTCGCGCCCTATGGCGATCGCGCGGTGTTCCGCGCGGCATTCGATTCGTTCTACGAACTGCTCGCCGATGGCGGTTACCGCGTGCATATCGACCGGATCGGTGCCGCGTTGATCGAGCGGGGCGCGATCCGGCGCGGCGGCGATCGGTTCGAACAGCGGCATTGCGACGTTGCTGCGGCGCTGCAGGAAGCGCTCGAACGGATCGTCCTTCATATGCTGCGGCACCGGCGCGACACCATTGGCCAGCGCAATCTGTGCCTGGCGGGCGGCGTCGCACACAACTGCACTATGAACGGCAAGCTCCTGTTTTCGGGCATGTTCGACAATATCTTCGTCCAACCCGCGGCGCACGACGCCGGATGCGCGCTCGGGGCGGCGTTGATGCTGTCGGCCGACCTGGGCGCCCCTGCACCGCGCGAACCGCTGCGCCGCGTCTATTGGGGTCCCGATCTCGCCGACGACGAAACGATCGAGCAGTTGATCGAGGGCTGGGGCGCGTTCCTCGATCTCGAGCATAGCGACGACGCAGCCGAGGCAGCCGCCGATCTCATCGCGCAAGGAGCGGTCATCGGCTGGGTGCAGGGACGTTCGGAATTCGGCCCGCGCGCGCTCGGCAACCGCAGCATCGTCGCCGACCCGCGCCCGGCGTCGAACAAGGACCGGATCAATGCGATGGTCAAGAAGCGCGAAGGCTATCGGCCATTCGCGCCCTCGGTGCTCGAAGAAGAGGCGGCCGAATATTTCGCGCTGCCGCCGGGGCAGAATCACTTCCCCTTCATGAACTTCGTCGTGCCGGTGCGCGAGGATCGCCGCGAACTGCTCGGGGCAATCACCCATGTCGACGGAACCGCACGGATTCAGACCGTCGCGCGGCAGGACAACCCGGCATATTGGCGGCTGATCGCAGCCTTCAAGGCGCGCACCGGCGTTCCGGTGGTGCTCAATACATCGTTCAACAACAACGCCGAACCGATCGTCGATTCGGCCGGAGACGCGATCGTCTCGTTCCTCACCACCGATCTCGATGCGCTGGTGATCGGGCGCTTCGTCGCGCGCAAGCGTGTCGCGACGGCAGCAGATTGGCTCGCGCTCGACGTGTCGCTGCCCGACTATGTCCTGCTCGCGCAAAGCCGCTCGCTCTCGCACGACGGGCGCCGGGTGACCGCGTACGAGGCGCGCACGAGCTTCAGCGCGCGCGTCGCTGCCACCCTGTCGCCCGCGCTGTTCGACGCGTTGATGACGGTCGACGGCGCATGCGGTGTCGAAGACCTGCTGCAACGGGCGGGCGCCGCGCACGATCCCGAACCGCTGCTTGCCGAGCTTCGCGAGCTATGGGCGCGGCGGCTGGTCCGATTGGTACCGGCGCGGGTGCAGCGCACCCCGCATCGGTTGTCGCGTGTGGCGGCGGATGCGGTCGCATGA
- a CDS encoding acyl-CoA dehydrogenase family protein has product MNAAFLDADARSGGSTSGARFDDELTAATDALAIALRERDLAIFYRAFRATQLPFLCGPMRDDVDALFPACFAVVHRLGGLSPALALAVENHYYVTSAVATFPAAADPALEVFRHRLLDRVTDARLLVANTNSKIHGTRLGEIGTAAHRHGDGFRISGKAAYTSLATEADLLVLLTEIADEGTALFVLDRLRDNPAVVIGDYLLPTAMIDSDTRHIGFDDLDLPKEALATAAGSPLTALLIRFEMAWHQALIGALYLGCAARALDEIRRFAGEMRGRDGVPLAKLDGMIVDTGRLAIDYATARAAVERCGAAIARVRALPRDSEAIERASNEASVAKYSACRVAEAIVTAARRIVGARSFAGNSVLERLSSEVMFGVLGPEVGAVTERRLGKQVLEGSFFARTFG; this is encoded by the coding sequence ATGAACGCGGCGTTCCTCGACGCCGACGCGCGCAGCGGCGGGTCGACGAGCGGCGCGCGGTTCGACGACGAGCTGACCGCGGCGACCGACGCGCTCGCGATCGCGCTGCGCGAACGCGATCTCGCGATATTCTATCGGGCGTTCCGCGCGACGCAGCTGCCGTTTCTGTGCGGGCCGATGCGCGACGACGTCGACGCGCTCTTTCCCGCCTGTTTCGCGGTGGTCCACCGCCTCGGCGGGCTCTCACCAGCGCTCGCACTCGCGGTCGAAAACCACTATTACGTGACCTCGGCGGTGGCGACCTTCCCCGCGGCGGCCGATCCCGCGCTCGAAGTATTTCGCCACCGGCTGCTCGATCGCGTGACCGATGCCAGGCTGCTGGTCGCCAATACCAATTCGAAGATACATGGAACCCGGTTGGGGGAGATCGGCACCGCCGCGCATCGGCATGGCGACGGGTTCCGCATCAGCGGCAAGGCCGCCTATACCTCGCTCGCGACCGAGGCCGATCTGCTGGTGCTGCTTACCGAGATCGCCGACGAAGGCACCGCGCTGTTCGTACTCGATCGGCTGCGCGACAACCCCGCGGTCGTGATCGGCGATTATCTTCTCCCGACCGCGATGATCGATTCGGATACGCGGCACATCGGGTTCGATGATCTCGACCTGCCGAAGGAAGCGCTCGCGACGGCGGCGGGCAGCCCACTCACCGCGTTGCTCATCCGCTTCGAAATGGCGTGGCACCAGGCGCTGATCGGCGCGCTTTACCTTGGCTGCGCCGCGCGCGCGCTCGACGAGATACGGCGCTTTGCAGGCGAAATGCGGGGCCGCGACGGGGTGCCGCTCGCCAAGCTCGACGGGATGATCGTCGATACCGGGCGGCTGGCGATCGACTATGCGACCGCGCGCGCCGCGGTCGAGCGCTGCGGCGCCGCGATCGCCCGCGTCCGCGCGCTTCCGCGCGACAGCGAGGCGATAGAGCGCGCGTCGAACGAGGCCAGCGTCGCCAAATATTCGGCCTGCCGTGTCGCCGAGGCGATCGTCACCGCCGCGCGCCGGATCGTCGGCGCGCGCAGCTTTGCCGGCAATTCGGTGCTCGAACGACTGTCGAGCGAGGTGATGTTCGGCGTGCTCGGCCCCGAAGTCGGCGCAGTGACCGAACGCCGGCTCGGCAAGCAGGTGCTCGAGGGCAGTTTTTTCGCGCGCACGTTCGGATAG
- a CDS encoding carbamoyltransferase N-terminal domain-containing protein, protein MLVLGLAGGLDPIDRKILDTPEAYTYDGAAVLIEDGHVVAAFEEARLNRIKHSNKFPAAAVRHCLAMRGVALPQIDRIAYYVDEASADALLARMYLDRPDIAARANARHLLAATLARECGDAIDPGRLCFFEHKLTHAACTMHQSGFDESLVYVIDNAGGLYRGTRAASGKVALDTIALTDPSQSLQKLCHAVLPFLGLGLFEEYRALALAQFGSPERFEAAVGMLYALLPDGHYRLDLARTRDLRDLIDPPRGGVLTAAHHDLAAALQQAMERIVLHVLAHHRATTGLHNLCTAGGMADNIATSTAIRSAGLFDEIFVHPAAYDAGCALGAALLASQAAGTPPPRARIDDVRWGSDVRDAAALLRGWNPVVSTDAKNDTPRRAAECIARGATIGWVQGRSDFGTHALGARNAFAAAAPIANRERLHRALGRVETYRPLAAMIRAEDLARWCEGESDGGALGFQTFLVRARAETRAPLAAALTHDDRFCVQTVARDRQPLLWQLLTHLDALTGSPVLLSASLNRSNEPTAESVEDAVVSYLGSQLDYLIVGDCFVERREIDWDARGALHLALPPHVKLVRSQGLIERHSQRMTAELRTTTTAPMRRAVTPLLGDLLATIGEAAPLGEIVSEARLAADDARQLIDEIDALWSAGMVLLRPAPAKEAA, encoded by the coding sequence ATGCTCGTCCTCGGCCTTGCTGGCGGGCTCGACCCGATCGACCGCAAGATACTCGATACGCCCGAGGCCTATACCTATGACGGCGCGGCGGTGCTGATCGAGGATGGGCATGTCGTCGCGGCGTTCGAAGAGGCGCGGCTCAACCGTATCAAGCATTCGAACAAATTTCCCGCTGCGGCGGTCCGCCATTGCCTGGCGATGCGCGGCGTCGCGCTGCCCCAAATCGACCGGATCGCTTATTATGTCGACGAGGCTTCGGCCGACGCGCTGCTGGCGCGGATGTATCTCGACCGACCCGACATTGCTGCGCGGGCGAACGCGCGGCACCTGCTTGCCGCAACGCTGGCGCGCGAATGCGGCGATGCGATCGATCCCGGGCGGCTGTGCTTCTTCGAACACAAGCTGACGCACGCGGCCTGCACGATGCACCAGTCGGGATTCGACGAGAGCCTGGTCTATGTCATCGACAATGCCGGCGGGCTCTACCGCGGGACGCGCGCCGCCTCGGGCAAGGTCGCGCTCGATACGATCGCGCTGACCGATCCTTCGCAGTCGCTGCAGAAATTATGTCACGCGGTGCTGCCGTTTCTGGGGCTGGGCCTGTTCGAGGAATATCGCGCGCTTGCGCTGGCGCAGTTCGGCAGCCCCGAACGGTTCGAGGCCGCGGTCGGCATGTTGTACGCGTTGCTACCCGACGGACACTATCGCCTGGATCTGGCGCGCACGCGCGACCTGCGCGACCTGATCGATCCCCCACGCGGAGGCGTGCTGACCGCGGCGCACCACGATCTCGCCGCGGCGCTGCAGCAGGCGATGGAGCGGATCGTGCTGCATGTCCTTGCGCATCATCGTGCGACGACCGGGCTGCACAACCTGTGCACCGCGGGCGGCATGGCGGACAATATCGCCACGAGCACCGCAATCCGCAGTGCCGGGCTGTTCGACGAAATCTTCGTCCATCCCGCGGCATACGACGCCGGATGCGCGCTGGGCGCGGCGTTGCTGGCATCGCAGGCCGCCGGCACGCCGCCGCCGCGCGCGCGCATCGACGATGTTCGCTGGGGTAGCGATGTCCGCGACGCCGCCGCCCTGCTGCGCGGTTGGAACCCTGTCGTGTCGACCGACGCGAAGAACGATACCCCGCGGCGCGCCGCCGAGTGCATCGCGCGCGGTGCGACGATCGGCTGGGTGCAGGGGCGCTCGGACTTCGGGACGCATGCACTCGGCGCGCGCAACGCCTTCGCCGCGGCAGCCCCGATCGCCAATCGCGAGCGGCTGCATCGTGCGCTCGGGCGTGTCGAAACCTATCGACCGCTTGCGGCAATGATCCGCGCCGAAGACCTGGCGCGATGGTGCGAAGGCGAAAGCGACGGCGGCGCGCTTGGTTTTCAGACCTTCCTGGTACGTGCCCGCGCCGAGACGCGCGCGCCGTTGGCCGCTGCCCTGACGCATGACGACCGGTTCTGCGTGCAGACCGTCGCGCGTGATCGCCAGCCCTTGCTCTGGCAGTTGCTCACCCATCTCGACGCGCTGACCGGGTCGCCGGTGTTGCTCAGCGCATCGCTCAACCGCAGCAACGAGCCCACCGCCGAAAGCGTCGAAGACGCGGTCGTGAGCTATCTCGGCTCGCAGCTCGATTATCTGATCGTCGGCGACTGCTTCGTCGAACGCCGCGAGATCGACTGGGACGCGCGCGGCGCGCTGCACCTGGCATTGCCGCCGCACGTCAAACTGGTCCGCAGCCAGGGACTGATCGAGCGACATTCGCAACGCATGACCGCCGAACTGCGCACCACCACCACCGCCCCGATGCGCCGCGCGGTCACCCCGCTTCTGGGCGACCTCCTGGCGACGATCGGGGAGGCCGCGCCGCTCGGCGAGATCGTGTCGGAAGCGCGACTGGCGGCGGATGATGCGCGGCAGTTGATCGACGAAATCGACGCGCTGTGGTCCGCTGGCATGGTCTTGCTCCGACCGGCGCCCGCGAAGGAAGCGGCATGA
- a CDS encoding acyl-CoA dehydrogenase family protein — MIAAAAPCCGGYPLGAQTLEGAALIAAAEGHVEAFRARAERHDRDGSFPFQNFEDLRASGVMAAAVPREQGGLGVSSLRDLMVAISRIGRGDAATAIAANMHIAGGAVIVRMMRRAQAQGDVETAAALTDLLVKVGREGVVLCFPTTEPGTDLASPACELTPTEGGYLLNGLKIFATISPAAHLFFPSVRIPKDGGGYLTGTVMIPRGAPGMVIEDNWDALGMRASGSNAVRFVDCFVPAAMLFGVRDNYAKIGRGFADFALIANLPLISAFLGIAEAARELAAATVTGQRKGPSAKLLGDRIPIQMLVAEIDIDIAVCRALIDRLGTIADAFLQRYPENDAPIDEATFLMKEVQCMKYVVNRKAIDAVDRAMIVCGGAAYMNGHPLSRLYRDARAGPFMQPFAPYEGLEYIGKVALGRGPALDR, encoded by the coding sequence ATGATCGCAGCCGCCGCCCCGTGTTGCGGCGGCTACCCACTCGGAGCGCAGACGCTGGAAGGCGCCGCGCTGATCGCGGCGGCGGAGGGGCATGTCGAGGCGTTTCGCGCCCGCGCCGAACGGCATGATCGCGACGGCAGCTTTCCTTTCCAGAATTTCGAGGACCTGCGCGCGAGCGGGGTGATGGCTGCCGCGGTGCCGCGCGAACAAGGCGGGCTCGGGGTGTCTTCGCTGCGCGACCTGATGGTTGCGATCAGCCGGATCGGGCGCGGCGACGCGGCAACCGCGATCGCCGCGAACATGCATATCGCGGGCGGCGCGGTGATCGTGCGGATGATGCGGCGCGCACAGGCGCAGGGCGACGTCGAGACCGCCGCGGCGCTGACCGATCTGCTCGTCAAAGTCGGGCGTGAGGGCGTGGTCCTGTGCTTCCCCACCACCGAGCCGGGCACCGATCTGGCAAGCCCGGCGTGCGAGCTGACCCCCACCGAGGGCGGCTATCTGCTCAACGGCCTCAAGATCTTCGCGACAATTTCTCCCGCCGCGCATCTGTTCTTCCCGAGCGTGCGGATACCCAAGGACGGCGGTGGGTATCTGACGGGTACGGTGATGATCCCGCGCGGCGCCCCGGGGATGGTGATCGAGGACAATTGGGACGCGCTGGGCATGCGCGCGTCGGGAAGCAACGCAGTGCGCTTCGTCGATTGCTTCGTGCCCGCGGCGATGTTGTTCGGGGTCCGCGACAACTACGCCAAGATCGGGCGGGGCTTCGCCGATTTCGCGTTGATCGCCAATCTGCCGCTCATCTCGGCCTTTCTGGGCATCGCCGAAGCCGCGCGCGAGCTTGCTGCGGCGACGGTGACCGGCCAGCGCAAGGGGCCGAGCGCCAAGCTGCTCGGCGATCGCATCCCGATCCAGATGCTGGTCGCCGAGATCGACATCGATATCGCGGTGTGTCGTGCGCTGATCGACCGGCTGGGCACCATCGCCGACGCTTTCCTGCAGCGCTATCCCGAGAATGACGCACCGATCGACGAGGCAACCTTCCTGATGAAGGAGGTCCAGTGCATGAAATATGTCGTCAATCGGAAGGCGATCGACGCGGTCGATCGCGCGATGATCGTCTGCGGCGGTGCCGCCTATATGAACGGGCACCCGCTATCGCGGCTCTATCGCGACGCGCGTGCGGGACCGTTCATGCAACCCTTCGCGCCCTATGAGGGGCTCGAATATATCGGCAAGGTCGCGCTCGGGCGCGGGCCTGCGCTCGATCGCTGA
- the sbnA gene encoding 2,3-diaminopropionate biosynthesis protein SbnA, with protein sequence MEDRQGLLDRLFRAQNIIRPTPIVRLEEPVSDGLDIYAKLEYSNGIGSIKDRPALWILKEAIERGDIGPHTTVIESSSGNFACAVAVCCRMLEIDFVPVIDPNISSHYEQTLRGMCADVVKVTERDDTGGFLKTRLRKVQELIALYGDAYWPNQYENLGAVAAHYHLTGAEIAQVPLDYVFVGVSTGGTIAGVSQRLKRENPNVRVIAVDAEGSVIFGGAPKRRHLPGLGSSISPGLVGQAEIDDVVMVPEIDAVRACQELLDRHRLFVGASTGSVYSAIQRYFSGRSSGSAPARVLFMCCDRGSAYLDTVFDPNWAAWREAADLQDAEAMCG encoded by the coding sequence ATGGAAGACCGGCAGGGCCTATTGGATCGCCTTTTTCGTGCCCAAAATATTATCCGCCCCACGCCCATCGTTCGTCTTGAAGAACCGGTATCCGACGGGCTGGATATCTATGCGAAACTGGAATATTCGAACGGAATAGGCAGCATCAAGGATCGCCCTGCCTTGTGGATTTTGAAGGAGGCGATCGAGCGCGGCGATATCGGTCCGCATACTACGGTGATCGAATCCTCCTCGGGCAACTTCGCCTGCGCGGTCGCGGTCTGCTGCCGGATGCTCGAGATCGATTTCGTGCCGGTGATCGATCCCAACATCTCGTCGCATTACGAGCAGACGCTGCGCGGGATGTGCGCCGATGTCGTCAAGGTCACCGAACGCGACGATACCGGGGGGTTCCTGAAGACTCGGCTGCGCAAGGTGCAGGAACTGATTGCGCTCTATGGCGACGCCTATTGGCCCAATCAGTACGAAAATCTGGGGGCGGTAGCCGCGCATTATCATCTCACCGGCGCCGAGATCGCGCAGGTTCCGCTCGACTATGTCTTTGTCGGGGTCAGCACCGGCGGAACGATCGCCGGCGTGTCGCAGCGACTGAAGCGCGAAAACCCCAATGTCCGGGTGATCGCGGTCGATGCCGAGGGATCGGTGATCTTCGGCGGCGCGCCCAAGCGGCGTCACCTGCCAGGGCTTGGGTCGAGCATCTCCCCCGGGCTGGTCGGCCAGGCCGAGATCGACGACGTCGTCATGGTGCCCGAGATCGATGCGGTGCGCGCCTGCCAGGAATTGCTCGACCGCCATCGCTTGTTCGTCGGTGCGTCGACGGGCAGCGTCTACAGCGCGATCCAGCGCTATTTCAGCGGACGCAGCAGCGGCAGCGCCCCGGCGCGGGTGCTTTTCATGTGCTGCGACCGCGGATCGGCCTATCTCGACACCGTGTTCGATCCCAACTGGGCGGCATGGCGGGAAGCCGCCGACCTCCAGGATGCCGAGGCGATGTGTGGCTGA
- the sbnB gene encoding 2,3-diaminopropionate biosynthesis protein SbnB, translating to MADAAMHGADMLDFSIIPGAAVARVIDDSADACISIVRDAYLAHSDGRSVMPPSSFLRFPDKPNARIIALAAHLTDPEPISGIKWIASYPANLQRRIPRASAVLILNNHDNGYPVACLEASIVSAARTAASAVLAAQQLRPDRKARVLAIVGTGLIARYVYRFLLRSGWEIGRLLLYDLDPNEAARFASGIAEHDRHDSIAVAPDAGAAISAADLLVFTTVAGQPHVHDPALFAHNPLVLHISLRDLAPEVILAANNVVDDVDHVLTAATSLHLAQQQVGHHAFINGTLSEHIRGDCAVDPAKPTIFSPFGMGVLDVALGKFVYERAVAAGDHIPIPGFFHDVAR from the coding sequence GTGGCTGACGCCGCGATGCACGGCGCGGACATGCTCGATTTTTCGATCATCCCCGGAGCCGCTGTCGCGCGGGTGATCGACGATTCGGCCGATGCCTGCATTTCGATCGTGCGCGATGCCTATCTGGCGCATAGCGACGGCCGGTCGGTGATGCCGCCGAGCAGCTTCCTTCGCTTCCCCGACAAGCCGAACGCGCGGATCATCGCCTTGGCGGCGCATCTGACCGATCCCGAACCGATATCGGGGATCAAGTGGATCGCGAGCTATCCGGCGAATCTGCAACGCAGGATTCCGCGCGCCTCGGCGGTGCTGATCCTCAACAATCACGACAATGGCTATCCGGTCGCGTGCCTCGAAGCGTCGATCGTGTCGGCGGCGCGCACCGCCGCGTCGGCCGTGCTTGCGGCGCAGCAATTGCGCCCCGATCGCAAGGCGCGTGTGCTGGCGATTGTGGGGACCGGGCTGATTGCGCGCTATGTCTATCGCTTCCTGCTCCGAAGCGGATGGGAAATCGGACGGCTGCTATTGTACGACCTCGACCCGAATGAGGCAGCGCGCTTCGCCAGCGGCATCGCCGAGCACGATCGCCACGATTCGATCGCGGTAGCGCCCGACGCCGGCGCCGCGATTTCGGCTGCCGACCTGCTGGTCTTCACCACCGTGGCGGGTCAGCCGCACGTCCACGACCCGGCATTGTTCGCGCACAACCCGCTGGTGCTGCACATATCGCTTCGCGATTTGGCGCCCGAAGTCATCCTGGCCGCGAACAACGTGGTCGACGACGTCGATCACGTGCTCACCGCGGCGACATCGTTGCATCTCGCGCAGCAGCAGGTGGGGCATCATGCGTTCATCAATGGCACGCTGAGCGAGCATATCCGCGGCGATTGCGCGGTCGACCCGGCCAAGCCGACGATCTTTTCGCCGTTCGGCATGGGAGTGCTCGACGTCGCGCTGGGCAAATTCGTCTACGAGCGCGCGGTCGCCGCGGGCGATCATATTCCAATCCCGGGCTTCTTCCATGACGTCGCGCGCTGA
- a CDS encoding DmpA family aminopeptidase, with protein MHNAITDVPGVTVGHCTLIEGSAVRTGITAIRPRGADMMPTFAGQFALNGNGELTGAAWIAESGLLDGPVLLTNTHSVGAVRDGYVRWLVDNRREPATNANRSGGFWALPVVGETFDGILNDINGFHVTHAHVAECLATCAPGAVREGSVGAGTGTISFGFKAGIGTASRIVRAPRRFSLGVLVQANCGRIEQLTICGVPVGRAFARASANGARPVAELGSIMIVVATDAPLLPHQLNRVARRAAMGLARTGSTAGNGSGDLIVAFSTAPVGSPHDIGREILPVAMLQNEWMSPLFDATVEATEEAILNALFAADAMTGRDGTRIDALPLDKVRSVLAQHRAIEA; from the coding sequence TTGCACAACGCCATTACCGACGTTCCGGGCGTGACCGTCGGGCATTGCACGCTGATCGAGGGAAGCGCGGTTCGCACCGGCATCACCGCGATTCGTCCGCGCGGTGCCGACATGATGCCCACCTTCGCCGGCCAGTTCGCGCTAAACGGCAATGGCGAGCTCACCGGGGCGGCATGGATCGCCGAATCGGGGTTGCTCGATGGCCCCGTGCTGCTCACCAACACCCACAGCGTCGGCGCGGTGCGCGACGGCTATGTCCGCTGGCTGGTCGATAACCGTCGCGAGCCCGCGACCAACGCCAATCGATCGGGCGGGTTCTGGGCACTGCCGGTGGTCGGTGAAACCTTCGACGGCATCCTCAACGACATCAACGGCTTCCACGTAACCCATGCGCATGTCGCCGAGTGCCTGGCGACGTGCGCCCCGGGAGCCGTGCGCGAAGGATCGGTTGGTGCCGGTACGGGTACGATCTCGTTCGGCTTCAAGGCGGGGATCGGCACCGCCTCGCGGATCGTCCGCGCGCCGCGGCGGTTTTCGCTGGGGGTGCTCGTCCAGGCCAATTGCGGGCGGATCGAGCAGCTCACGATCTGCGGCGTACCGGTGGGACGCGCGTTTGCGCGTGCCAGCGCCAACGGCGCTCGCCCGGTCGCCGAGCTGGGATCGATCATGATCGTCGTCGCGACCGACGCGCCGCTGCTGCCGCATCAACTGAACCGCGTCGCTCGGCGCGCGGCGATGGGGCTAGCGCGCACCGGATCGACCGCGGGCAACGGATCGGGCGACCTGATCGTCGCCTTCTCGACCGCGCCGGTCGGGTCGCCGCACGACATCGGACGGGAAATCCTGCCCGTCGCGATGCTGCAGAACGAATGGATGAGCCCCTTGTTCGATGCGACGGTCGAGGCGACCGAAGAGGCGATCCTGAACGCGCTGTTCGCGGCCGACGCGATGACCGGCCGCGACGGCACGCGGATCGACGCGCTCCCGCTCGACAAGGTACGAAGCGTGCTGGCCCAACATCGCGCGATCGAAGCCTAG
- the recF gene encoding DNA replication/repair protein RecF (All proteins in this family for which functions are known are DNA-binding proteins that assist the filamentation of RecA onto DNA for the initiation of recombination or recombinational repair.): MLTRLALTDFRNHQNATLNPGTGFVVLTGENGAGKTNVLEAVSLLAPGKGLRRAGFAEMARQGGAGGFGVAATLAGEVELGTGVQAGAPERRVVRVNGAAASANALAEWLTVLWLTPAMDRLFVEPASERRRFLDRLTLALVPGHAANASRYEAAMRQRNRLLGEERRPDSEWLRALEVQMAEHGVALDAARRTTVAMLGERLAGEASGPFARAGLALEGWGGDASSLLRSLAEGRARDAAAGRTLIGPHRADLVVTHLDKAQAAALCSTGEQKALLLGIVLGHGDLVAARTGRAPVLLLDEVAAHLDPLRRAALFERLADKGQVWMTGTEAALFEAVGAATRYHVAGGTISPD; this comes from the coding sequence ATGCTGACCCGACTGGCCCTTACCGACTTCCGCAACCACCAGAATGCGACGCTGAACCCGGGAACGGGGTTCGTCGTGCTGACCGGCGAAAACGGCGCGGGCAAGACCAATGTGCTCGAAGCGGTGTCGCTGCTCGCGCCGGGCAAGGGGCTCCGCCGCGCGGGGTTCGCCGAAATGGCGCGGCAGGGCGGCGCGGGGGGCTTTGGCGTCGCGGCGACGCTTGCCGGCGAGGTCGAGCTCGGCACCGGGGTGCAGGCGGGCGCGCCCGAGCGCCGCGTGGTGCGCGTCAACGGTGCGGCGGCATCGGCGAATGCGCTGGCCGAATGGCTGACGGTGCTGTGGCTGACCCCGGCGATGGACCGGTTGTTCGTCGAGCCCGCGAGCGAGCGGCGACGCTTCCTCGACCGGCTGACGCTGGCGCTGGTGCCGGGCCATGCCGCCAATGCCAGCCGCTACGAGGCCGCGATGCGCCAGCGCAACCGGCTGCTCGGCGAAGAGCGGCGGCCCGATTCCGAATGGCTGCGCGCGCTCGAGGTGCAGATGGCCGAGCATGGCGTCGCGCTCGATGCCGCGCGGCGGACGACGGTGGCAATGCTGGGCGAGCGGCTGGCGGGCGAGGCGTCGGGACCGTTCGCGCGCGCCGGGCTCGCGCTCGAGGGATGGGGCGGCGACGCTTCGTCGCTGCTGCGATCGCTCGCCGAGGGACGCGCGCGCGACGCCGCGGCGGGGCGCACGCTGATCGGGCCGCATCGCGCCGACCTGGTCGTGACGCATCTCGACAAGGCGCAGGCGGCGGCGCTGTGTTCGACCGGCGAGCAGAAGGCGCTGCTGCTGGGGATCGTGCTGGGGCATGGCGACCTGGTCGCCGCGCGCACCGGTCGCGCACCGGTGCTGTTGCTCGACGAGGTGGCGGCGCATCTCGATCCGCTGCGCCGCGCGGCGCTGTTCGAGCGGTTGGCGGACAAGGGGCAGGTGTGGATGACCGGCACCGAAGCCGCGCTGTTCGAGGCGGTCGGCGCGGCCACCCGCTATCATGTCGCCGGCGGAACGATCTCCCCCGATTGA